The following proteins are encoded in a genomic region of Methanobrevibacter gottschalkii DSM 11977:
- the arfB gene encoding 2-amino-5-formylamino-6-ribosylaminopyrimidin-4(3H)-one 5'-monophosphate deformylase, whose translation MAELRYRAGNIRNPEVHKIGIIALGSHLENHGPALPIDTDAKIGAHIAFQSSLQTGAKFLGIIFPAYELDTIDHGVHVSLETLKENVIRTLNDAKKFLDIEKVVIVNSHGGNIPLMSELWDIEDKTDMIVVFNNKVISSEGPHGGSGELSMAKVLGIVNENELDNQTNVNEYEEVGLYGFKQARRDDPNIEEGARDVEENGVYIDEEYGERLFTLAISSVLFDVEKLLDF comes from the coding sequence ATGGCTGAATTAAGATACAGAGCAGGAAACATAAGAAATCCCGAAGTTCACAAAATTGGAATCATAGCACTTGGTTCACACTTAGAAAACCACGGTCCGGCACTTCCAATTGATACTGATGCAAAAATTGGAGCGCACATTGCATTCCAGTCTTCTCTTCAAACAGGAGCTAAATTTTTAGGAATAATATTTCCAGCTTATGAATTAGATACAATTGACCATGGTGTGCACGTTTCTCTTGAAACATTGAAAGAAAATGTTATTAGAACACTTAATGATGCTAAAAAATTCTTAGATATTGAAAAAGTAGTAATTGTTAATTCCCATGGTGGAAATATTCCTTTAATGAGTGAGTTATGGGATATTGAAGATAAAACAGATATGATTGTCGTATTCAACAATAAAGTAATCTCCTCCGAAGGCCCCCATGGAGGAAGTGGTGAGTTGTCAATGGCAAAGGTTTTAGGTATTGTTAATGAAAACGAATTAGACAATCAAACAAATGTTAATGAATATGAGGAAGTTGGTTTATACGGTTTTAAACAAGCACGTCGTGATGACCCGAACATTGAAGAAGGTGCACGCGATGTTGAAGAAAATGGTGTTTATATAGATGAAGAATACGGAGAAAGACTATTCACTTTAGCTATTAGCTCCGTACTCTTTGATGTTGAAAAGTTACTGGATTTCTAG
- a CDS encoding RNA-binding protein, translated as MVVKVKKRNFLKKKKIKEIKAELGEYGNLLQGKKNVEILEAEPNSFILVDGEPYIILIDERPFPTLKAALDNEIDAKTVTVDMGAIRFVANGADIMSPGIVAASEGVKEGDVVLIIDETHGKPLAIGVSLLSGEEMVRNDSGKAVETKHYVGDDIWNFEL; from the coding sequence ATGGTTGTAAAAGTTAAAAAAAGAAATTTCTTGAAAAAAAAGAAAATTAAAGAAATAAAAGCAGAATTAGGTGAATATGGAAACTTACTTCAGGGAAAGAAAAATGTAGAAATACTTGAAGCAGAACCTAATTCATTTATCTTAGTAGATGGTGAACCATATATTATATTGATTGATGAAAGACCATTTCCAACACTTAAAGCAGCTCTTGATAATGAAATTGATGCTAAAACTGTAACTGTAGACATGGGTGCAATTAGATTTGTAGCCAATGGTGCAGACATTATGAGTCCTGGAATTGTAGCTGCTTCAGAAGGTGTGAAAGAAGGAGATGTAGTTTTAATTATTGATGAAACACATGGAAAACCATTAGCTATTGGAGTAAGTTTACTTTCTGGTGAAGAAATGGTCAGAAATGATTCAGGAAAAGCAGTTGAAACCAAACACTATGTTGGTGACGATATTTGGAATTTTGAATTATAA
- a CDS encoding type II toxin-antitoxin system antitoxin SocA domain-containing protein produces the protein MNFNREKYIDLIMYILLKCYSKPNLGKTVLCGILYFIDLNYYEVYGKFLTCETYIKSKKGIEPKHFKEVTEELIATDKLFLRREAYYNRIIHRYYLTIIPQFKFSKKELEIIDASIKRLKDNNASSITRYAIKDPPLHIANFGEDIDYKYVFSRNSAYSAIKNFL, from the coding sequence ATGAATTTCAACCGTGAAAAATATATTGATTTAATAATGTACATTCTCTTAAAATGTTATTCAAAACCCAATTTAGGAAAAACCGTACTCTGCGGCATTTTATATTTTATTGATCTCAATTATTATGAAGTATATGGAAAATTTCTCACATGTGAAACGTATATCAAATCCAAAAAAGGAATAGAACCAAAACATTTCAAGGAAGTTACAGAAGAATTAATAGCTACAGATAAACTGTTTTTAAGAAGGGAAGCATATTACAACAGAATTATACACAGATACTACTTAACGATAATCCCCCAGTTTAAATTTAGCAAAAAGGAACTTGAGATAATTGATGCATCGATAAAAAGATTAAAGGATAATAATGCAAGTTCAATAACCAGATATGCAATAAAAGATCCTCCATTGCATATTGCTAATTTCGGAGAGGATATAGATTACAAATATGTTTTTTCAAGAAACAGTGCCTATTCTGCAATTAAAAACTTTTTATAA
- a CDS encoding LSm family protein has product MSGQNVQRPLDALGKSVDAPVLIKLKGDREFRGILKSFDLHMNLVLNDAEELQDGEVTRRLGVVLIRGDNIVYISP; this is encoded by the coding sequence ATGAGCGGACAAAATGTTCAAAGACCACTTGACGCATTAGGAAAATCTGTGGATGCTCCTGTTTTAATAAAACTCAAAGGAGATCGTGAATTTAGAGGTATACTTAAGAGCTTTGATTTACACATGAATTTAGTTCTTAATGATGCAGAAGAGTTACAAGACGGGGAAGTTACTAGGAGACTCGGTGTTGTGCTTATTAGAGGAGACAATATTGTTTATATTTCACCATAA
- a CDS encoding 50S ribosomal protein L37e, whose amino-acid sequence MSKGTPSMGKKNKKTHIRCRRCGRNTYHIRKKVCASCGFGKSKKLRRYSWQNKKPTTRQRLV is encoded by the coding sequence ATGTCAAAGGGAACTCCATCAATGGGTAAGAAGAATAAGAAAACCCATATTAGATGTAGAAGATGTGGTAGAAACACTTACCATATACGTAAAAAAGTTTGTGCTTCTTGTGGATTCGGTAAATCTAAAAAACTTAGAAGATACAGTTGGCAAAACAAAAAACCTACTACTAGACAAAGATTGGTATAA